The Halosimplex litoreum genome has a window encoding:
- a CDS encoding inositol monophosphatase family protein has product MTDAAERRAVAERAARAGGEVAASLFREDLAVETKDNETDYVTRADREAQEAVTAVLRERYPTEPVVGEEAEARKTVPERGPAWVVDPIDGSHNYVRGGRVWGTCVAAVRDGEPVAAATVCPALGDAYVAGDGSTERNGRVVGVSDRSNPATCSVAPTVWWPSDRRDEFARASEAVVTRFGDLRRPGSVQVALAQVAAGRLDGAVTNVAVNPWDSLAGVHLVRRAGGRVTDLSGDPWRHDATGLVASNGAVHDAVLAAAREI; this is encoded by the coding sequence GTGACTGACGCCGCCGAGCGGCGGGCGGTCGCCGAACGGGCCGCTCGCGCCGGCGGCGAGGTCGCCGCGTCGCTGTTCCGCGAGGACCTGGCCGTCGAGACGAAGGACAACGAGACGGACTACGTGACGCGGGCCGACCGCGAGGCCCAGGAGGCGGTGACTGCGGTCCTCCGCGAGCGGTACCCGACCGAGCCGGTCGTCGGCGAGGAGGCCGAGGCGCGCAAGACCGTCCCCGAACGCGGGCCGGCGTGGGTCGTCGATCCGATCGACGGGAGTCACAACTACGTCCGCGGCGGTCGCGTCTGGGGCACCTGCGTCGCCGCCGTCCGCGACGGCGAACCGGTCGCCGCGGCGACGGTCTGTCCCGCACTGGGCGACGCCTACGTCGCCGGCGACGGGTCGACCGAGCGCAACGGACGCGTCGTCGGCGTCAGCGACCGCTCGAACCCGGCGACCTGTAGCGTCGCGCCGACGGTCTGGTGGCCCAGCGATCGCCGCGACGAGTTCGCCCGCGCGAGCGAGGCGGTCGTCACTCGCTTCGGCGACCTCCGGCGGCCGGGCTCGGTTCAGGTCGCGCTCGCGCAGGTCGCCGCCGGCCGCCTCGACGGCGCGGTCACCAACGTCGCGGTCAACCCCTGGGACAGTCTCGCCGGCGTCCACCTCGTCCGTCGGGCCGGCGGCCGCGTCACCGACCTGTCGGGCGACCCCTGGCGCCACGACGCGACGGGGCTGGTCGCGTCGAACGGCGCGGTCCACGACGCCGTGCTCGCGGCCGCGAGAGAGATCTGA
- a CDS encoding SDR family oxidoreductase codes for MTDRILVTGATGTVGRHVVDALGDRDATVRVATREPETAEERFPEAAERVAFDFERPETWGAALADVDGCYLMRPPTADSERVGEFAAAADRVGVERVAYLSTLGAERNPLIPHHRIEKRITETDLEYTFLRASFFVQNLSEVHGRDVVERDEIFVPAGDGATSFVDARDVGEVAAVVLTEDGHADRAYDLTGPAALTYEEVAAVFGDVLDRSITYADPSVFAFVRRLRSRGESLPFVALMVGIYTTARLGLADRVTDDVARLLGRPPRDVATFVADYAAEFGPAAAAGRDRATASERSTPSRP; via the coding sequence ATGACCGACCGGATCCTCGTCACCGGCGCCACCGGGACCGTCGGCCGGCACGTCGTCGACGCGCTCGGCGACCGAGACGCGACGGTCCGCGTCGCGACGCGGGAGCCCGAAACCGCCGAGGAACGGTTCCCCGAGGCCGCCGAACGCGTCGCCTTCGACTTCGAACGACCGGAGACGTGGGGCGCAGCGCTGGCCGACGTGGACGGCTGCTACCTGATGCGGCCGCCGACCGCGGACAGCGAGCGCGTCGGCGAGTTCGCCGCCGCGGCCGACCGCGTCGGCGTCGAGCGGGTCGCCTACCTCTCGACGCTCGGCGCCGAGCGGAACCCGCTGATCCCCCACCACCGGATCGAGAAGCGCATCACCGAGACGGACCTCGAGTACACGTTCCTGCGCGCCTCCTTCTTCGTGCAGAATCTCTCGGAGGTCCACGGTCGGGACGTCGTCGAGCGCGACGAGATCTTCGTCCCGGCGGGCGACGGCGCGACCAGTTTCGTCGACGCGAGGGACGTGGGCGAAGTCGCCGCGGTCGTCCTGACCGAGGACGGTCACGCCGACCGCGCCTACGACCTCACCGGCCCCGCGGCGCTCACCTACGAGGAAGTGGCGGCGGTCTTCGGCGACGTCCTCGATCGGTCGATCACCTACGCCGACCCGTCGGTGTTCGCGTTCGTCCGGCGGCTGCGCTCGCGCGGAGAGTCGCTCCCGTTCGTCGCCCTGATGGTCGGTATCTACACGACCGCGCGGCTCGGGCTCGCAGACCGGGTTACCGACGACGTGGCGCGACTGCTCGGCCGACCGCCCCGCGACGTGGCGACGTTCGTCGCCGATTACGCCGCCGAGTTCGGTCCCGCGGCGGCGGCCGGTCGGGACCGCGCCACCGCGTCCGAACGGTCGACCCCGTCGCGTCCGTGA
- a CDS encoding ABC transporter ATP-binding protein: MSDAEPLLAVEGLRTVFHTDREEIHAVDGVSFEVRAGETVGLVGESGSGKSVTARSILGLVDSPGAIEEGSIRFRGEDLTEGTWEAHRGDIAIVFQDPGSALNPVYTVGNQIHEALKIHQDLRGREARDRAVELLEDVGIPDAATRVGEYPHQLSGGMQQRAVIAMALACDPDLLVCDEPTTALDVTIQAQILDLLAELQREEDLAILFITHDMGVIEDATDRVNVVYAGEVVERAPTDALFETPQHPYTRALLRSIPGRTPPDEPLPTIAGEVPTPTGPATDCRFAPRCPEAFGACREVDPEHENVGTAGVDRTAACLLHDDRYPNGTDLDGRSGESTRDGVRSDGGEDA, from the coding sequence GTGAGCGACGCCGAGCCGCTGCTGGCCGTCGAGGGCCTGCGGACCGTCTTCCACACTGACCGCGAGGAGATCCACGCCGTCGACGGCGTCTCCTTCGAGGTCCGCGCCGGCGAGACCGTCGGGCTGGTCGGCGAGTCCGGGTCGGGCAAGTCCGTCACCGCCCGCTCCATCCTCGGACTGGTCGACAGCCCCGGCGCGATCGAGGAGGGGTCGATCCGCTTCCGCGGCGAGGACCTCACCGAGGGCACCTGGGAGGCCCACCGCGGCGACATCGCCATCGTGTTCCAGGACCCCGGCAGCGCGCTGAACCCCGTCTACACCGTCGGCAACCAGATCCACGAAGCGCTGAAGATCCACCAGGACCTCCGCGGGCGCGAGGCCCGCGACCGTGCGGTCGAACTCCTCGAAGACGTGGGTATCCCCGACGCCGCGACGCGGGTGGGTGAGTACCCCCATCAGCTGTCGGGCGGCATGCAACAGCGGGCGGTCATCGCGATGGCGCTGGCCTGCGACCCCGACCTGCTCGTCTGCGACGAGCCGACGACCGCGCTGGACGTGACCATCCAGGCGCAGATCCTCGACCTGCTCGCCGAGTTGCAGCGCGAGGAGGACCTGGCGATCCTCTTTATCACCCACGACATGGGCGTCATCGAGGACGCCACCGACCGGGTGAACGTCGTCTACGCCGGCGAGGTGGTCGAGCGCGCGCCGACCGACGCGCTGTTCGAGACGCCACAGCATCCCTACACGCGGGCACTGTTACGGTCGATCCCCGGACGGACGCCGCCGGACGAGCCCCTGCCGACCATCGCGGGCGAAGTGCCGACGCCGACGGGACCGGCCACCGACTGCCGGTTCGCCCCGCGGTGTCCCGAGGCGTTCGGTGCCTGTCGGGAGGTCGACCCCGAGCACGAGAACGTGGGCACGGCGGGCGTCGACCGGACCGCTGCCTGTCTGCTCCACGACGACCGTTATCCGAACGGCACCGACCTGGACGGGCGTTCGGGGGAGTCGACGCGTGACGGCGTCCGGTCCGACGGGGGTGAGGACGCGTGA
- a CDS encoding ABC transporter permease — protein sequence MSRLTYVVKRFLLAVPVVWLGTTMTWFIVFMGPIDPATRLLSQGQTRNPAAYRAAQEQLGLDTPPLEHYVEYMTNLLTFDLGQTFLLYQGSSVNALILDFLPRTLWLGFWSVLIAVLIGVPLGFYAGMRSNTAADYLASFGGIVWRAMPNFWLAIMLLALLGSLQGLVGVSWQNFLVPIDAISGSPDMSRIGTVDGFLAATKKVLPAALVLGSASMGNEMRIGRTAVLEVRNEDFVDMAKAKGVSDRALVWKHVLRNALVPLVPIITSEAFLLIGGSVLVETVFGINGIGWLFFRAAIQGDLPLVGTLMYVFILIIVGINLVQDLLYTIIDPRVGLEGA from the coding sequence GTGAGCAGGCTGACGTACGTCGTCAAGCGGTTCCTGCTCGCGGTCCCGGTCGTCTGGCTCGGCACGACGATGACGTGGTTCATCGTCTTCATGGGTCCTATCGACCCCGCGACCAGGCTGCTCAGCCAGGGCCAGACCAGAAATCCCGCCGCCTACCGGGCTGCCCAGGAGCAGCTCGGGCTCGACACGCCGCCGCTGGAGCACTACGTCGAGTACATGACCAACTTGCTCACCTTCGACCTGGGCCAGACGTTCCTGCTCTACCAGGGGTCGTCGGTCAACGCGCTGATCCTCGATTTCCTGCCGCGGACGCTGTGGCTCGGCTTCTGGTCGGTGCTCATCGCCGTCCTGATCGGCGTGCCGCTGGGCTTTTACGCGGGGATGCGCTCGAACACGGCCGCCGACTACCTCGCGTCGTTCGGCGGTATCGTCTGGCGCGCCATGCCGAACTTCTGGCTGGCTATCATGCTGCTCGCGCTTTTGGGCAGCCTCCAGGGGCTGGTCGGGGTCAGCTGGCAGAACTTTCTCGTCCCCATCGACGCCATCTCCGGGAGCCCGGACATGTCCCGCATCGGGACCGTCGACGGCTTCCTCGCGGCGACCAAGAAGGTGTTACCCGCGGCGCTGGTACTCGGGTCGGCGTCGATGGGCAACGAGATGCGGATCGGGCGGACGGCCGTCCTCGAAGTGCGCAACGAGGACTTCGTCGACATGGCGAAGGCGAAGGGCGTCTCCGACCGCGCCCTCGTCTGGAAACACGTCCTGCGCAACGCACTGGTGCCGCTGGTGCCGATCATCACCAGCGAGGCGTTCCTGCTGATCGGCGGGTCGGTCCTCGTCGAGACCGTCTTCGGCATCAACGGCATCGGCTGGCTGTTCTTCCGGGCGGCCATCCAGGGCGACCTGCCGCTGGTCGGCACACTCATGTACGTCTTCATCCTCATCATCGTCGGCATCAACCTGGTACAGGACCTGCTGTACACGATCATCGACCCCCGGGTCGGACTGGAGGGCGCCTGA
- the ppk1 gene encoding polyphosphate kinase 1 gives MPTDESAATDRNGDAPTTADDGRSEGTGDDESARTDDESARTDDESARTADGSPIDTGGDGGTVIVPETAGAATVDGADFDRSDPAFYLNRELSELAYQRRVLHEAIDERNPLLERVRFLSIFTRNMDEFFMKRVGGLKQQIEAGVTERTVDGRTPAEQWEAVLDAARPMFARQTDCYENVVRPALAEAGIHVLDYEECSAAERAEMREYFERSVLPTLTPLAFDPAHPFPFISNLSLSLAVLTRETDGDGTTFTRVKIPQNLPRLVAVVDGERYVPIEDVIRANLDLLFPNVEVVEASLFRLTRNAEVRRDEEVAEDLIDMIEEVLEQRRFATVVRLEVEAGMSERARRTIVEQLDLDEREVFERPGPLDYREFTRLLELDRPDLKLPEWTPQPHPRLQRQRTPLGEAGDEADIFARIREDDILLHHPYHSFTDTVQRFLAEAAADPDVLAIKAAIYRTASDSGIIQSLIDAADNGKQVAVMVELKARFDEQNNLEWVRRLEENGIHVAYGTIGLKTHTKTALVVREEDDGVELYSHVATGNYHSETAKGYVDLGLLTADRDIGQDLVKVFNFFTGPSLDEQFRKLLIAPVTMRDRLTECIRREADHAREGREARIVAKVNALEDPDLVAELYEAATAGVDIDLIVRDICRLRPGIEGVSETIDVYSVVGRFLEHSRIYYFENGARDPELPVDAPGGHPEYYIGSADWMTRNLDSRVEAVAPVEDPDIREQLRFVLELMLADNRKCWEMNADGTYEQRQPAPDEPDISTQAVLMDQTRRAAAADDVDRGIAADAFHETDLLVDAVGRDSGRPAADEASVDAGDSPDAAGSESEASEPPTVPTEAAGPATVAESNGAEAAVATNCDLPAALSEHPDAWYRPDSDHYAFAVRTPDGTVYRKTADGAASAIERYRD, from the coding sequence ATGCCGACCGACGAGTCAGCCGCCACCGACCGGAACGGAGACGCGCCGACGACGGCGGACGACGGCCGGTCCGAGGGCACCGGTGACGACGAATCCGCGCGGACGGACGACGAATCCGCACGGACGGACGACGAATCCGCGCGAACTGCGGACGGCTCCCCGATCGACACCGGCGGCGACGGCGGGACCGTCATCGTCCCCGAGACAGCGGGGGCCGCGACCGTCGACGGCGCGGACTTCGACCGCTCGGACCCGGCCTTCTACCTCAACCGCGAACTGAGCGAGCTGGCCTACCAGCGCCGGGTCCTCCACGAGGCGATCGACGAGCGCAACCCGCTGCTCGAACGGGTGCGCTTCCTCTCGATTTTCACCCGCAACATGGACGAGTTCTTCATGAAGCGGGTCGGCGGGCTCAAACAGCAGATCGAGGCGGGCGTCACCGAACGGACGGTCGACGGCCGCACGCCCGCCGAGCAGTGGGAGGCGGTGCTCGACGCCGCTCGCCCGATGTTCGCCCGCCAGACCGACTGCTACGAGAACGTGGTGCGGCCAGCGCTGGCCGAGGCCGGTATCCACGTCCTCGACTACGAGGAGTGCTCGGCCGCCGAGCGCGCCGAGATGCGCGAGTACTTCGAGCGCTCGGTGCTGCCGACGCTGACGCCGCTCGCGTTCGACCCCGCCCACCCGTTTCCGTTCATCTCGAACCTGAGTCTCTCGCTGGCGGTGCTCACCCGTGAGACCGACGGCGACGGGACGACCTTCACCCGCGTGAAGATCCCCCAGAACCTCCCCCGGCTCGTCGCGGTGGTCGACGGCGAGCGCTACGTCCCCATCGAGGACGTGATCCGCGCGAACCTCGATCTCCTCTTTCCGAACGTCGAGGTGGTCGAGGCGTCGCTCTTCCGGCTGACCCGCAACGCCGAGGTCCGGCGCGACGAGGAGGTCGCCGAGGACCTCATCGACATGATCGAGGAGGTGCTCGAACAGCGGCGGTTCGCCACCGTCGTCCGTCTGGAAGTCGAGGCCGGCATGTCCGAACGCGCCCGCCGGACGATCGTCGAGCAACTCGACCTCGACGAACGGGAAGTGTTCGAGCGACCGGGGCCGCTGGACTATCGGGAGTTCACGCGCCTGCTCGAGCTCGACCGGCCGGACCTGAAACTGCCCGAGTGGACGCCCCAGCCACACCCCCGCCTCCAGCGCCAGCGGACGCCGCTCGGCGAGGCCGGCGACGAGGCGGACATCTTCGCACGCATCCGCGAGGACGACATCCTCCTGCACCACCCCTATCACTCCTTCACCGACACGGTCCAGCGCTTCCTCGCCGAGGCCGCCGCCGACCCGGACGTCCTCGCCATCAAGGCCGCCATCTACCGCACCGCCAGCGACTCGGGGATCATCCAGTCGCTCATCGACGCCGCCGACAACGGCAAGCAGGTCGCGGTGATGGTCGAGTTGAAGGCCCGCTTCGACGAGCAGAACAACCTCGAGTGGGTCCGACGGCTGGAGGAGAACGGCATCCACGTCGCCTACGGCACTATCGGCCTGAAGACCCACACCAAGACCGCCCTCGTGGTTCGGGAGGAAGACGACGGCGTCGAGCTGTACAGCCACGTCGCAACCGGCAACTACCACTCAGAGACCGCCAAGGGCTACGTCGACCTGGGACTCCTGACCGCCGACCGCGACATCGGTCAGGACCTGGTGAAGGTGTTCAACTTCTTCACCGGCCCCTCGCTGGACGAGCAGTTCCGCAAGCTCCTGATCGCCCCCGTCACGATGCGCGACCGTCTGACAGAGTGTATCCGCCGGGAGGCCGACCACGCCCGCGAGGGCCGCGAGGCCCGTATCGTCGCGAAGGTCAACGCGCTGGAGGACCCGGATCTGGTGGCAGAACTGTACGAGGCCGCGACGGCCGGCGTCGACATCGACCTGATCGTTCGGGACATCTGTCGGCTCCGCCCCGGTATCGAGGGAGTCAGCGAGACGATCGACGTCTACAGCGTCGTCGGCCGGTTCCTCGAACACTCGCGGATCTACTACTTCGAGAACGGCGCCCGCGACCCCGAGTTGCCGGTCGACGCCCCGGGCGGTCACCCCGAGTACTACATCGGGTCGGCCGACTGGATGACCCGCAACCTCGACAGCCGCGTCGAGGCCGTCGCCCCCGTCGAGGACCCCGATATCCGCGAGCAGTTGCGGTTCGTCCTCGAACTGATGCTGGCCGACAACCGCAAGTGCTGGGAGATGAACGCCGACGGCACATACGAGCAGCGCCAGCCCGCTCCCGACGAGCCCGATATCAGCACCCAGGCGGTCCTCATGGACCAGACTCGCCGGGCCGCCGCCGCCGACGACGTCGACCGGGGCATCGCCGCCGACGCCTTCCACGAGACGGATCTACTCGTCGACGCGGTCGGTCGCGACTCCGGGCGACCGGCGGCGGACGAAGCGAGTGTCGACGCAGGCGACAGTCCCGACGCAGCCGGCTCGGAGAGCGAAGCGAGCGAGCCGCCGACTGTGCCGACCGAAGCCGCGGGACCGGCGACCGTCGCCGAGTCGAACGGGGCGGAAGCGGCGGTCGCGACGAACTGCGACCTCCCGGCCGCGCTCTCGGAGCACCCCGACGCCTGGTACCGGCCGGACAGCGACCACTACGCCTTCGCCGTCCGGACGCCCGACGGCACCGTCTACCGGAAGACTGCCGACGGTGCCGCCAGCGCGATCGAACGCTACCGAGACTGA
- a CDS encoding ABC transporter permease: MAGTTADPERASTALPTESPALVWAAAGVALFALEFGALATFLTGMVADGLAFVPPLGPAQPVVATLVEWANAAQSVAREVPTLLSRETVPNGGYWNGNRWVGTFLGLEPAIAWAVRVALVYGYAFACAGWAVFGYRLYRREIRPTEWSPRDDVVDRFRSHTWGKFGLLVVFMFVVMAVFAPALGPTTVEQNMRDSYSNEISYWNSDVGEVQTTLVGQANLESQSTGTSSRVMPFSYDDYNRYHPFGTLPTGRDLFTFIATGSRISLIIGVLSVGLSALLAASLALVAAYYRGRVDLGMVLLSDAVMAMPQLLLLIMLTQVLAETWIGGIYSGAFVLALIFAGTGWTYMWRSVRGPALQVAQRQWVDAARSFGQKPRVIMRRHMLPYITGYLLVYGSMTLGGAIIAIAGLSFLGLGVSPPTPEWGRAINLGQDYVTTGSWHISLVPGILITIVVTGFNALGDGVRDAIDPQSDSAGGAAAGRGGGA, translated from the coding sequence ATGGCGGGTACGACGGCCGACCCCGAACGCGCCTCGACCGCTCTTCCGACCGAGTCGCCGGCGCTCGTCTGGGCGGCCGCCGGCGTCGCGCTGTTCGCGCTGGAGTTCGGCGCGCTCGCGACCTTCCTGACCGGCATGGTCGCGGACGGCCTCGCGTTCGTCCCGCCGCTGGGCCCGGCCCAGCCGGTCGTCGCGACGCTGGTCGAGTGGGCGAACGCCGCCCAGTCCGTCGCCCGCGAGGTGCCGACGCTGCTCTCGCGGGAGACGGTCCCCAACGGCGGGTACTGGAACGGGAATCGGTGGGTCGGCACCTTCCTCGGACTGGAGCCCGCGATCGCCTGGGCGGTGCGGGTGGCGCTGGTCTACGGCTACGCCTTCGCCTGCGCCGGCTGGGCGGTCTTCGGCTACCGGCTCTACCGCCGGGAGATCCGCCCGACCGAGTGGAGCCCCCGGGACGACGTGGTCGATCGCTTCCGCTCGCACACCTGGGGGAAGTTCGGACTCCTCGTCGTGTTCATGTTCGTCGTCATGGCCGTCTTCGCGCCCGCGCTGGGGCCGACGACCGTCGAACAGAACATGCGCGACTCGTACTCCAACGAGATCAGCTACTGGAACAGCGACGTGGGAGAGGTCCAGACGACGCTGGTCGGCCAGGCCAACCTCGAATCCCAGTCGACCGGCACCAGCTCGCGGGTGATGCCCTTCTCCTACGACGATTACAACCGCTATCACCCGTTCGGGACGCTCCCGACCGGTCGGGATCTGTTCACCTTCATCGCCACCGGGTCGCGCATCTCGCTCATCATCGGCGTGCTCTCGGTCGGACTGAGCGCGTTGCTGGCCGCCTCGCTCGCGCTCGTAGCCGCCTACTACCGCGGTCGCGTCGACCTGGGGATGGTGTTGCTCTCGGACGCGGTGATGGCGATGCCGCAGCTACTGCTGTTGATCATGCTCACGCAGGTGCTCGCCGAGACCTGGATCGGCGGGATCTACAGCGGCGCGTTCGTCCTCGCGCTCATCTTCGCCGGCACCGGCTGGACGTACATGTGGCGGTCGGTCCGCGGCCCGGCCCTCCAGGTCGCCCAGCGCCAGTGGGTCGACGCCGCCCGCAGCTTCGGGCAGAAACCCCGGGTGATCATGCGTCGGCACATGCTGCCGTACATCACCGGCTACCTGCTCGTCTACGGGTCGATGACGCTCGGCGGCGCCATCATCGCCATCGCCGGCCTCTCCTTTTTGGGGCTGGGCGTCTCACCGCCCACGCCCGAGTGGGGCCGGGCGATCAACCTCGGTCAGGACTACGTCACGACCGGGTCGTGGCACATCTCGCTCGTCCCCGGGATCCTGATCACGATCGTGGTCACCGGGTTCAACGCGCTGGGCGACGGGGTCCGCGACGCCATCGACCCCCAGTCCGACAGCGCCGGCGGCGCCGCGGCCGGGCGAGGTGGTGGCGCGTGA
- a CDS encoding metallophosphoesterase family protein, with translation MTSDRALAELRESHHRIEADRWDDIYVVGDVHGCLLAFERLVDRIDPDDDTLLVVVGDLIRKGPDSHGVVEFVRERDNVVSVRGNNEGKVVRGDTEVPGLTGEDRAYIESLPHAISWDGHLVVHGGVDPRKSLGDHDPAELLTMRSLTPDGSYDRPYWFEEYDDSPRVFFGHTVLAEPYESAGAVGLDTGCVYGGELTAYHVGSGEFVTVDPEETYQERSDDSIVSPRLSQ, from the coding sequence GTGACGAGCGACCGCGCCCTCGCCGAGTTGCGCGAGAGCCACCACCGTATCGAGGCCGACCGCTGGGACGACATCTACGTCGTGGGCGACGTCCACGGCTGTCTCCTGGCGTTCGAACGGCTCGTCGACCGCATCGACCCCGACGACGACACCCTGCTCGTCGTCGTCGGTGACCTGATCCGGAAGGGGCCGGACAGTCACGGCGTCGTCGAGTTCGTCCGCGAGCGCGACAACGTCGTCAGCGTCCGTGGCAACAACGAGGGGAAGGTCGTCCGCGGCGACACGGAGGTACCGGGTCTGACCGGCGAGGACCGCGCCTACATCGAGTCGTTGCCACACGCCATCTCCTGGGACGGCCACCTCGTCGTCCACGGCGGGGTCGACCCGCGAAAGTCGCTGGGCGACCACGACCCGGCGGAACTGCTGACGATGCGGTCGCTGACCCCCGACGGCAGCTACGACCGGCCCTACTGGTTCGAGGAGTACGACGACAGTCCGCGCGTCTTTTTCGGCCACACCGTCCTGGCCGAGCCCTACGAGTCCGCGGGCGCCGTCGGCCTCGACACCGGTTGCGTCTACGGCGGCGAGCTGACCGCCTACCACGTCGGTTCGGGCGAGTTCGTCACCGTCGACCCCGAGGAGACCTACCAGGAGCGCAGCGACGACAGCATCGTCTCCCCCCGACTGTCTCAGTGA
- a CDS encoding DUF6069 family protein, with amino-acid sequence MATTNTDSRAVRTRSLPVRAGLTAVLAATANAGLVAAAQAVGIAPEFRALTYPPVVFLSVIGALGAAGVYALLRDRVAEPAATFRTVAVAVLVVSFVPDLALLFADPAATPAGVVVLMAMHVVVAAVAVELLVSWRGER; translated from the coding sequence ATGGCAACTACGAACACCGATTCGAGAGCCGTGCGGACCCGCTCGCTACCGGTTCGAGCGGGACTGACGGCGGTCCTCGCGGCGACGGCCAACGCCGGCCTCGTCGCGGCCGCGCAAGCGGTCGGGATCGCGCCCGAGTTTCGGGCGCTGACGTATCCGCCGGTCGTCTTCCTCTCCGTGATCGGCGCGCTGGGGGCGGCCGGCGTCTACGCGCTCCTGCGCGACCGGGTCGCCGAGCCGGCGGCGACCTTCCGCACGGTCGCCGTCGCGGTGCTGGTCGTCTCGTTCGTCCCCGACCTGGCGCTGCTTTTCGCCGACCCCGCCGCGACCCCCGCGGGCGTCGTCGTCCTGATGGCCATGCACGTCGTTGTCGCCGCGGTCGCGGTCGAACTGCTCGTCTCCTGGCGAGGTGAACGATGA
- a CDS encoding ABC transporter ATP-binding protein, protein MSPDPATGQTATHDDPAAADRGDRLVSVRELRTYYDERTLLSRSPPVKAVDGVSLDLFEGETLGLVGESGCGKTTFGRTLVGLEDATSGTVEVEGRDVTDGDDADWRRRVGMVFQDPDESLNDRQTVGQIVREPLEAQGWPRLSVAVEGVPEATVSGSGPVVGGRVESERVESGGSATADVTSRAGESDAASVTGDPENGPDVAVDLAGGTHEVSVRERLPLTAEDVTVSVDRGERPTVSVRVGKSVAELRRDRAEELLARVGLGEEHVRRYPHQFSGGQRQRVGIARALALEPDFLVLDEPVSALDVSVQARIINLLEEIQDDLGLTYLFIAHDLSVVRHIADRVAVMYLGNVVELGSTESVFADPSHPYTLSLLSAIPGSGSPWDGERVTLRGTPPSPRDPPSGCPFATRCPAKIRSDEFDLPEDTWRALDELRVVFRTRARSEDSVAERARALVGLPVDAEAIDDAADELLSEVDLPPAARSVVDEAVDLATAGEDRAAADRLREAFGSRCDAEAPDAYATGDGERESRCLRSEDGSRGVAETVADRERGSGGGADDRSGGGEGD, encoded by the coding sequence GTGAGTCCCGATCCGGCGACCGGCCAGACCGCGACCCACGACGACCCGGCGGCAGCCGACCGAGGCGACCGGCTAGTGTCGGTGCGCGAGCTGCGGACCTACTACGACGAGCGGACGCTGCTCTCGCGGTCGCCACCGGTCAAGGCCGTCGACGGCGTCTCCCTCGACCTGTTCGAGGGTGAGACGCTCGGGCTGGTCGGCGAGTCTGGCTGTGGCAAGACGACGTTCGGCCGCACGCTCGTCGGCCTGGAGGACGCGACGAGCGGGACCGTCGAGGTCGAGGGTCGCGACGTGACCGACGGCGACGACGCCGACTGGCGGCGCCGCGTCGGCATGGTGTTCCAGGACCCCGACGAGAGCCTCAACGACCGCCAGACCGTCGGCCAGATCGTTCGCGAACCGCTGGAGGCACAGGGCTGGCCGCGGCTCTCGGTCGCCGTCGAGGGCGTCCCCGAGGCGACGGTCTCGGGGTCCGGCCCGGTCGTGGGCGGACGCGTCGAGAGCGAACGCGTCGAGAGCGGTGGTAGCGCGACGGCGGACGTGACGAGCCGGGCCGGCGAGTCCGACGCGGCGAGCGTCACCGGCGACCCAGAGAACGGCCCGGACGTGGCGGTCGACCTCGCTGGTGGGACCCACGAGGTGTCGGTCCGCGAGCGGCTCCCGCTGACGGCCGAGGACGTGACGGTGTCGGTCGACCGCGGCGAGCGCCCGACCGTGTCGGTGCGCGTCGGGAAGTCCGTCGCCGAGCTGCGCCGCGACCGCGCCGAGGAACTGCTCGCTCGCGTCGGGCTCGGCGAGGAGCACGTCCGGCGGTACCCCCACCAGTTCTCCGGCGGGCAGCGCCAGCGGGTCGGTATCGCCCGTGCGCTGGCGCTCGAACCCGACTTCCTCGTGCTCGACGAGCCCGTGAGCGCGCTGGACGTGAGCGTCCAGGCGCGGATCATCAACCTGCTGGAGGAGATCCAGGACGACCTGGGGCTGACGTACCTCTTCATCGCCCACGACCTCTCGGTCGTCCGCCACATCGCCGACCGGGTCGCGGTGATGTACCTCGGTAACGTGGTCGAACTCGGGTCGACGGAGTCGGTGTTCGCCGACCCCAGTCACCCCTACACGCTGTCGCTGCTGTCGGCGATCCCCGGCAGCGGCTCGCCGTGGGACGGCGAGCGGGTGACCCTCCGCGGGACGCCGCCGAGCCCGCGGGACCCGCCGTCGGGGTGCCCGTTCGCGACGCGCTGCCCGGCGAAGATCCGCTCCGACGAGTTCGACCTCCCGGAGGACACCTGGCGGGCGCTCGACGAGTTACGGGTCGTCTTCCGGACGCGCGCCCGCTCGGAGGACTCCGTCGCCGAACGAGCGCGTGCGCTGGTCGGCCTGCCCGTCGACGCCGAGGCCATCGACGACGCGGCCGACGAACTCCTGAGCGAGGTCGACCTCCCTCCGGCGGCCCGGTCGGTCGTCGACGAGGCCGTCGACCTCGCGACGGCCGGCGAGGACCGCGCGGCCGCCGACCGGCTGCGCGAGGCGTTCGGGTCCCGTTGTGACGCGGAGGCGCCCGACGCCTACGCGACCGGCGACGGCGAGCGCGAGAGCCGGTGTCTCCGCTCGGAGGACGGGTCCCGCGGGGTCGCCGAGACCGTCGCCGACCGGGAGCGGGGGTCCGGCGGCGGCGCGGACGACCGTTCCGGCGGGGGCGAGGGTGACTGA